In the Theobroma cacao cultivar B97-61/B2 chromosome 1, Criollo_cocoa_genome_V2, whole genome shotgun sequence genome, one interval contains:
- the LOC18613705 gene encoding ATP-dependent Clp protease proteolytic subunit 5, chloroplastic, translating to MAHTCVSTSASSLRLSSLLFSPNSSTNLDSDKLSLPFHPFRPRKLKKLVSNQKTVMSSQPKAVYTGELWASETTSRQGIWSIRDDLQVPSSPYFPTYAQGQGPPPMVQERFQSVISQLFQYRIIRCGGAVDDDMANIIVAQLLYLDAVDPHKDIVMYVNSPGGSVTAGMAIFDTMRHIRPDVSTVCVGLAASMGAFLLSAGTIGKRYSLPNSRIMIHQPLGGAQGGQTDIDIQANEMLHHKANLNGYLAYHTGQSLEKINQDTDRDFFMSAKEAKEYGLIDGVIMNPLKALQPLAATADGNE from the exons ATGGCACACACGTGCGTCTCGACATCCGCTTCGTCTCTTCGGTTGAGTTCTCTGCTCTTCTCTCCAAACTCAAGCACCAATCTTGATTCTGACAAGTTATCTCTTCCTTTCCATCCCTTTCGTCCCAg GAAATTGAAGAAGCTAGTTAGTAATCAAAAGACTGTGATGAGTTCTCAGCCTAAGGCTGTTTACACTGGAGAGTTGTGGGCTTCAGAGACAACCTCTCGACAAGGAATTTGGTCAATAAG GGATGATTTGCAAGTCCCATCATCACCTTACTTCCCTACATACGCACAAGGGCAGGGGCCACCTCCGATGGTGCAAGAGCGATTTCAGAGTGTTATTAGCCAACTTTTtcaatat AGAATAATTCGCTGCGGTGGAGCTGTTGATGATGATATGGCAAACATTATTGTAGCTCAGCTTCTCTATCTTGATGCTGTTGATCCTCACAAG GATATTGTCATGTATGTCAATTCCCCTGGAGGGTCAGTTACAGCTG gTATGGCCATTTTCGACACTATGAGGCACATCCGGCCTGATGTCTCAACTGTGTGTGTTGGACTTGCAGCTAG TATGGGAGCTTTTCTGCTTAGTGCCGGAACCATAG GAAAACGATACAGTTTACCTAATTCAAGGATAATGATACATCAGCCTCTTGGTGGAGCTCAAGGAGGGCAAACTGATATTGATATTCAG GCAAATGAAATGCTGCATCATAAGGCAAACCTAAACGGGTATCTTGCCTACCACACTGGTCAAAGTTTGGAGAAGATTAACCAGGATACTGACCGTGATTTTTTCATGAGCGCAAAAGAAGCCAAGGAATATGGACTCATTGATGGTGTAATCATGAATCCTCTCAAAGCTCTCCAGCCGCTAGCTGCTACAGCTGATGGTAATGAATAG
- the LOC18613703 gene encoding WRKY transcription factor 22 translates to MVMDASVSPKLDSKASEESELRPSESQASKRRKVVEKTVVTVRIGENSGKLKNEGPPSDLWSWRKYGQKPIKGSPYPRGYYRCSTSKGCSAKKQVERCRTDASMLIITYTSSHNHPGPDLHTTNLMQSPKEPQTDHGDDQPPTPKQQQLPEDPQQEEPEEVQNEPIKTSSDEDAIEEHFHYLQSPLSSPRNIIINQEDLFTGNLVKTHDNLGFLLDEEPLSCPHITTSSTPKSEENDFFDELEELPISSAFTSLMRSKFSDEGIPVVPS, encoded by the exons ATGGTCATGGATGCTTCTGTCTCTCCAAAATTGGACTCAAAGGCTTCAGAAGAATCAGAACTCAGACCATCTGAATCTCAGGCATCCAAAAGAAG GAAGGTGGTTGAGAAGACGGTTGTCACGGTGAGGATAGGCGAGAACAGTGGAAAGCTAAAGAATGAAGGGCCGCCTTCTGATTTATGGTCCTGGAGGAAATATGGGCAAAAACCTATCAAAGGATCTCCTTATCCTAG GGGCTATTACAGGTGCAGTACATCAAAGGGTTGTTCTGCCAAAAAGCAAGTAGAAAGATGCAGAACAGATGCTTCAATGCTCATCATCACTTACACCTCTAGTCATAACCACCCAGGCCCTGATCTCCACACCACCAACCTAATGCAGTCGCCAAAAGAACCCCAAACCGACCACGGTGATGATCAGCCCCCGACTCCTAAACAACAACAGCTGCCAGAAGATCCACAACAAGAAGAGCCTGAAGAAGTACAAAATGAACCCATCAAAACGAGCAGTGATGAAGATGCAATCGAAGAGCATTTTCACTATCTACAATCCCCATTAAGCTCTCCCcgaaatattataattaaccaAGAAGATCTTTTCACCGGGAATCTAGTGAAAACCCACGACAACCTGGGGTTTCTGTTGGATGAAGAGCCGCTGTCTTGCCCTCATATAACAACATCTTCAACACCAAAATCAGAAGAAAATGATTTCTTTGATGAACTTGAAGAACTGCCCATATCTTCAGCTTTCACAAGTTTAATGAGAAGCAAGTTTTCCGATGAAGGAATTCCTGTTGTCCCTTCTTGA
- the LOC18613706 gene encoding uncharacterized protein LOC18613706: MEEFSGTRFDGMNNAVRKKRTQTSRRPRPDSQSFAESQDHSPLSSTPPSDDVSKVSSDENAGGDANSKRKEFNLNQCVWISPAVGVEGEKTNKRKKEDGGFNAFYNNEPGRSGSNNKRSSEGVLAPANWKSTSKAKEWSVSESRNVDIYGGRNGEFQSSVQGAVIDGNESKVKKVKLKVGGITRTIHANSAANGMPGSGSSTRKNNLQGSTDEGHSPPDKRSGLQGVPWKDFSKGGFNFGKEDSLMGKTSGKNISGKQGDQAGLVRKSKRVPKRRVLDGDFGEDDEDEEIRYLERLKTSKISPAYKEDDESGKKQKKLSRVSNPENFGSSRSSKDEKRKHRSDRISGDTDYEEEDEPVSDSELEGKKKKKQRKESVDTLMENKREMTLTTRQRALQSSKDASSAPGSSLIEFPNGLPPAPSRKQKEKLSEVEQQLKKAEAAQRRRMQVEKAARESEAEAIRKILGQDSSRKKREEKMKKRQEELAQGKAANAEMLASNTVRLVMGPTGTTVTFPRDMGFPSLFDSKPSSYPPPRENCAGPSCNNPYKYRDSKSKLPLCSLQCYKAIQEQLLAETTC; encoded by the exons ATGGAAGAGTTTTCTGGCACTCGGTTTGATGGCATGAACAATGCTGTCAGGAAGAAGAGGACCCAAACTTCTCGTCGTCCTCGTCCTGACTCGCAGTCTTTTGCTGAAAGTCAAGATCACTCACCCTTGTCATCAACACCTCCTTCAGATGATGTGAGCAAGGTCTCTAGTGATGAGAATGCTGGTGGTGATGCTAATTCAAAGCGGAAAGAGTTCAATCTTAATCAATGTGTTTGGATTTCTCCTGCTGTTGGTGTTGAAGGTGAGAAAaccaataaaagaaagaaagaagatggGGGATTCAATGCGTTTTACAACAATGAGCCTGGGCGAAGTGGGTCAAACAATAAACGTTCTAGTGAGGGTGTTCTTGCCCCTGCTAATTGGAAAAGCACAAGCAAGGCAAAGGAATGGTCAGTATCAGAATCGAGGAATGTGGATATATATGGCGGAAGGAATGGTGAATTTCAGAGTTCAGTGCAAGGAGCTGTTATTGATGGTAATGAAAGCAAGGTTAAAAAAGTTAAGCTCAAGGTTGGTGGCATTACTCGCACAATTCATGCCAACTCAGCAGCTAATGGGATGCCAGGGAGTGGGTCTTCTACCAGGAAGAACAATCTTCAG GGAAGTACTGACGAGGGGCACTCCCCTCCAGATAAAAGGAGTGGTTTGCAAGGAGTCCCCTGGAAAGATTTCTCCAAAGGTGGTTTTAATTTTGGGAAAGAGGATTCTTTGATGGGAAAGACGTCTGGAAAGAATATCTCCGGTAAACAAGGAGACCAAGCTGGTCTGGTTCGTAAAAGCAAGCGGGTCCCTAAGAGACGTGTACTGGATGGGGACTTTGGTGAAGATGACGAGGATGAGGAGATTCGCTACTTGGAGAGACTTAAAACATCAAAGATTAGTCCAGCGTACAAGGAAGATGATGAATCAGGTAAGAAACAGAAAAAACTCTCTAGGGTTTCCAACCCTGAAAATTTTGGCTCTTCAAGGTCTAGCAAAGATGAGAAAAGGAAGCACAGATCAGATAGGATATCTGGGGATACAGACTATGAGGAAGAAGATGAACCAGTGTCTGATAGTGAGCTTGAAggtaagaagaaaaagaagcagaGGAAAGAATCTGTTGATACGTTGATGGAGAATAAGAGGGAAATGACTCTCACAACACGTCAACGGGCCCTTCAGTCAAGCAAAGATGCCTCTTCTGCACCTGGATCAAGCTTAATTGAGTTTCCAAATGGATTACCACCCGCCCCATCAAGAA AGCAAAAGGAGAAACTTTCAGAAGTTGAGCAGCAGCTAAAGAAGGCAGAAGCTGCTCAGAGACGAAGGATGCAAGTTGAAAAGGCTGCTAGGGAATCTGAG GCTGAGGCTATTAGAAAAATACTTGGCCAAGATTCAAGCCGGAAGAAGCgggaagagaaaatgaaaaagcgTCAGGAAGAATTGGCACAG GGAAAGGCTGCCAATGCAGAGATGCTTGCATCAAATACCGTCAGATTGGTCATGGGTCCTACAGGGACAACAGTCACATTTCCCAGGGATATGGGTTTCCCTAGTCTATTTGACTCCAAACCTTCCAG TTACCCTCCTCCACGGGAAAACTGTGCGGGTCCATCATGTAATAACCCATACAAGTATCGAGATTCGAAGTCCAAGCTACCTCTTTGTAGTCTGCAGTGCTACAAGGCAATTCAAGAACAGCTGCTGGCTGAAACTACCTGCTAA
- the LOC18613702 gene encoding uncharacterized protein LOC18613702 — MGWKNLYQRARKLLTSPILQDSFHLLTITLLSLLLPLSFLLVARLSCVNYILTITSNPSQPSPSFLLSFYFYTNPAVLYVLVSAVSIATLVHGLTGKIAFVNESPAVVYRPRLYIAWIVLYILQVSVGLGIEGSIVSGIDGAGFGAERSLLSRVIFFLGLHEIMLLWFRTVVKPVVDDTIFGAVREERWIHRAAMALSIGTFWWWKLRDEVESLVVVAEAKKELSMDIEIADFLSWWLYYLTVTIGMVRVVKALIWLGIVLLCRRVRRNNDETSEEDQDKV, encoded by the coding sequence ATGGGTTGGAAGAATTTGTATCAGAGAGCTAGGAAGCTCCTGACCTCTCCCATCCTGCAAGACTCTTTTCACCTCCTTACAATCACCCTCCTCAGCCTCTTACTTCCCCTTTCGTTTCTCCTGGTTGCCAGGCTCTCTTGTGTCAACTACATCTTAACCATCACTTCAAATCCTTCACAGCCTTCCCCATCTTTTCTCTTGTCTTTCTATTTCTACACCAATCCAGCTGTTCTTTATGTTCTTGTATCTGCTGTTAGCATCGCCACTCTTGTCCATGGATTGACAGGGAAAATCGCATTTGTAAATGAGTCACCAGCTGTGGTTTACCGGCCCCGTTTGTACATTGCGTGgatagttttatatatattgcaaGTTTCTGTTGGATTGGGGATTGAAGGAAGCATAGTATCAGGAATTGATGGTGCTGGTTTTGGAGCTGAGAGGAGTCTGTTAAGTAGAGTGATATTCTTCTTGGGTTTGCATGAGATTATGCTTCTTTGGTTTAGAACAGTTGTGAAACCCGTGGTAGATGACACCATTTTTGGTGCTGTTAGAGAAGAAAGGTGGATTCATAGGGCCGCCATGGCCCTGAGCATTGGCACCTTCTGGTGGTGGAAGCTGAGAGATGAAGTTGAGTCGTTGGTGGTTGTGGCAGAAGCTAAGAAGGAGCTGTCAATGGATATTGAGATAGCTGACTTTCTTAGTTGGTGGTTGTATTACTTGACCGTGACGATTGGAATGGTTAGAGTTGTTAAAGCTCTTATCTGGCTTGGAATTGTCTTGCTTTGTAGAAGGGTAAGAAGGAACAATGATGAAACTAGCGAGGAAGATCAAGACAAGGTCTGA